One Campylobacter pinnipediorum subsp. caledonicus genomic window carries:
- a CDS encoding DNA cytosine methyltransferase produces the protein MTSIELFAGAGGLALGLEMAGFEHIGLVEFDKSAANTLSTNRPNWNVICEDIKEVAKRDLEKEFGIKSRQLDLLSGGAPCQSFSYAGKRLGLNDIRGTMFYHYAEFLNRLQPKMFLFENVKGLLTHDKGNTFKVISDIFEEQGYKIKYKVLNAWDYGVAQKRERLIVIGVRKDLENLKFNFPMPHEYKPVLKDILKDLPKSECASYSEKKAKIFSLVPAGGYWRDIPEDLAKDYMKSCWNMGGGRTGILRRLSLDEPSLTILTTPQMKQTERCHPIEVRPFSVRENARIQSFPDDWVFTGSIVAKYKQIGNAVPVNLAKEIGLEISQTLNKV, from the coding sequence ATGACAAGTATAGAGCTTTTTGCTGGAGCTGGTGGGCTTGCTTTAGGGCTTGAAATGGCAGGCTTTGAACATATAGGCTTAGTTGAGTTTGATAAATCAGCAGCTAATACATTATCTACAAATAGACCTAATTGGAATGTTATTTGCGAAGATATAAAAGAAGTGGCAAAAAGGGATTTGGAAAAAGAATTTGGAATAAAAAGTAGACAATTAGACCTTTTATCCGGTGGTGCACCTTGTCAAAGTTTTAGCTATGCTGGTAAAAGATTAGGCTTAAACGATATAAGAGGAACTATGTTTTATCATTATGCAGAATTCTTAAATCGTTTACAGCCTAAAATGTTTTTATTTGAAAATGTAAAAGGACTTTTGACACACGATAAAGGAAATACATTTAAGGTTATTTCTGATATTTTTGAAGAACAAGGATATAAGATAAAATACAAAGTTCTTAATGCATGGGATTATGGAGTAGCTCAAAAAAGAGAAAGACTTATTGTAATAGGAGTAAGAAAAGATTTAGAGAACCTTAAATTTAATTTTCCTATGCCACACGAATATAAACCAGTGTTAAAAGATATACTTAAAGATCTTCCCAAAAGTGAATGTGCTAGCTATTCGGAGAAAAAAGCAAAGATATTTTCTCTTGTCCCAGCTGGCGGATATTGGAGAGATATACCGGAAGATTTGGCTAAAGATTATATGAAATCTTGTTGGAATATGGGTGGTGGGAGAACCGGAATACTAAGAAGATTGAGCTTAGATGAACCATCCTTGACAATTTTAACAACACCGCAAATGAAGCAAACAGAACGATGCCATCCAATAGAAGTAAGACCATTTAGTGTTAGAGAAAATGCTAGAATACAAAGTTTTCCTGATGATTGGGTTTTTACCGGCTCAATTGTTGCAAAATATAAACAAATTGGGAATGCTGTGCCTGTAAATTTGGCTAAAGAAATAGGCCTTGAAATATCACAAACATTAAACAAGGTATAA
- the rlmN gene encoding 23S rRNA (adenine(2503)-C(2))-methyltransferase RlmN gives MNNLLDYTLNELEEMVSPKFRAKQIFEWIYKKTVDTFDDMSSLPKQMREELSKIYHFNPLKCIKAEQSSDKSIKYLFEALDGSRIESVLLPMKEEQVDENGKISKHARYTICVSSQVGCRMGCSFCLTAKGGLKRNLTPGEIVGQILWIKKQNNIPYERRVNIVYMGMGEPLDNLENVSKAVKILQENDGLAIAPRRQTISTSGLSNQIKKLGDLNLGVLLAISLHAVTDELRTKLMPVNKAYNIQTVMQAVREFPVDMRKKVLFEYLVIKNVNDSIKDAKTLVKLLDGIRAKVNLIYFNPHEGSVYQRPDVKDMIKFQDYLSAKGVTCTIRQSKGLDISAACGQLKQRNENK, from the coding sequence TTGAATAATTTACTTGATTATACTCTAAATGAACTTGAAGAGATGGTAAGTCCAAAATTTAGAGCGAAACAGATTTTTGAATGGATATATAAAAAGACAGTTGATACCTTTGATGATATGTCTAGTTTGCCTAAACAGATGAGAGAGGAGCTGTCAAAAATTTATCATTTCAATCCTCTTAAGTGCATAAAAGCAGAACAAAGTAGCGATAAGAGTATCAAATATCTTTTTGAAGCTTTAGATGGGTCTAGGATAGAGAGTGTGCTTTTGCCTATGAAAGAAGAGCAGGTTGATGAAAATGGTAAAATTTCAAAACATGCTAGATATACTATCTGTGTAAGCTCTCAGGTTGGCTGTCGTATGGGTTGCTCTTTTTGTCTAACTGCAAAGGGTGGACTTAAAAGAAATCTAACTCCGGGAGAGATAGTAGGGCAGATACTTTGGATAAAAAAACAAAACAATATACCTTATGAAAGAAGGGTAAATATAGTCTATATGGGTATGGGCGAACCACTTGATAATCTTGAAAATGTATCCAAAGCTGTTAAAATTTTGCAAGAAAATGATGGACTAGCTATCGCACCAAGACGCCAGACTATATCAACGAGCGGTCTTTCAAATCAGATAAAAAAACTTGGTGATTTAAATCTAGGTGTTTTACTTGCTATATCACTTCATGCTGTTACGGATGAGCTTAGAACAAAGCTTATGCCTGTAAATAAAGCGTATAATATCCAAACCGTTATGCAAGCTGTGAGAGAATTTCCTGTTGATATGAGAAAGAAAGTTTTGTTTGAATATCTTGTTATAAAAAATGTAAATGATAGTATAAAAGATGCTAAGACCTTGGTTAAGTTACTTGATGGTATAAGAGCAAAGGTGAATTTGATATATTTTAATCCGCATGAGGGAAGTGTATATCAACGACCAGATGTGAAGGATATGATAAAATTTCAAGACTATTTGAGCGCAAAAGGGGTTACTTGCACCATAAGACAAAGCAAAGGGCTTGATATATCTGCAGCCTGTGGACAACTAAAACAGAGAAATGAAAACAAATGA
- a CDS encoding phosphoethanolamine transferase: MKLTQNKLITLVSIFFVIFYNTTFLKNVVEVYKFSGIDLFYLFMAAFTLTSFLIVFFTLLSSRYTTKPILIITLFVSSFSAYFIDTYHIVIDTQMIQNIVQTNLNESFDLFSLKLLLYIVFLGFLPSCFVYKVDIEYMAFKKELFLKFKFLGIFFILTVVIVLIFSRFYTSFFREHKPLRYSINPVYWIYSTGKYVSNLINSADVVVKPIAEDVKINKIQNQVPKLVIVVVGEAARADRFSLNGYTKNTNPLLSKEDVYNFSNAFSCGTSTAYSVPCMFSVYNRDDYSQKKANSTENVLDILLRTNEVNILWRDNNSDSKGVAIRTNYEDYKTPKNNTICEGSECRDEGMLVGLDKFIDKNKNKDILIVLHQMGNHGPAYYKRYPKSFEVFKPVCLTNQFEKCTQEEINNAYDNAILYTDYFLSKVIKFLKSYSSTYDTAMLYASDHGESLGENGIYLHGLPYFMAPENQKHIGFMMWFGDSYLNKYIDKEKLISYTKNEVSHNNFFHTILGLFNVETKVYKPNLDILQNARK, encoded by the coding sequence TTGAAGCTCACGCAAAATAAGTTAATTACTTTAGTAAGTATATTTTTTGTTATATTTTACAATACTACATTTTTAAAAAATGTAGTAGAGGTGTATAAATTTAGTGGTATTGATTTATTTTATTTATTTATGGCAGCATTTACATTAACAAGTTTTTTGATAGTTTTTTTCACATTATTATCATCCAGATATACAACTAAGCCCATTTTGATTATAACTTTATTTGTATCATCTTTTAGTGCCTATTTTATAGATACTTATCATATAGTTATAGATACACAAATGATACAAAATATAGTTCAAACAAATTTAAATGAGTCATTTGATCTTTTTTCTTTAAAACTATTGTTATATATAGTTTTTCTTGGTTTTTTACCATCGTGTTTTGTTTATAAAGTTGATATTGAGTATATGGCTTTCAAAAAAGAGTTATTCTTAAAATTTAAATTTTTAGGTATATTTTTTATATTGACAGTAGTGATTGTTTTGATTTTTAGTAGATTTTATACATCTTTTTTTAGAGAACATAAACCGCTTAGATATAGTATAAATCCTGTTTATTGGATATATAGCACAGGAAAATATGTTTCTAACTTGATTAATTCAGCAGATGTGGTTGTTAAGCCTATTGCAGAAGATGTAAAAATAAATAAAATACAAAATCAAGTCCCGAAACTTGTTATAGTAGTTGTTGGCGAAGCAGCTAGAGCAGATAGGTTTTCATTGAATGGCTATACAAAAAATACAAATCCTTTATTGTCAAAAGAAGATGTTTATAATTTTTCAAATGCTTTTTCTTGCGGAACTTCCACAGCCTATTCTGTGCCTTGTATGTTTTCCGTTTATAATAGAGATGATTATAGTCAGAAAAAAGCTAATTCAACAGAAAATGTTTTAGATATATTATTAAGAACAAATGAAGTTAATATATTGTGGAGAGATAATAATTCTGATTCAAAAGGTGTTGCTATAAGAACTAATTATGAAGATTATAAAACCCCAAAAAACAATACCATTTGTGAAGGCTCTGAATGTAGAGATGAAGGAATGCTTGTCGGACTCGATAAGTTTATAGACAAAAACAAAAACAAAGATATCCTTATAGTGTTACATCAAATGGGAAATCACGGTCCGGCATACTATAAAAGATATCCTAAATCATTTGAAGTTTTTAAGCCTGTTTGTTTGACAAATCAGTTTGAAAAATGCACTCAAGAAGAGATAAACAATGCCTATGATAACGCTATTTTATATACTGATTATTTTCTTTCAAAGGTTATAAAATTTTTAAAAAGTTATTCGAGTACCTATGATACTGCTATGCTCTATGCAAGTGATCACGGAGAAAGCTTGGGTGAAAATGGAATTTACTTACATGGTTTACCGTATTTTATGGCACCTGAAAATCAAAAACATATTGGTTTTATGATGTGGTTTGGAGATAGTTATTTAAACAAATATATAGATAAAGAAAAATTGATTTCTTATACTAAAAACGAAGTCTCACATAATAATTTTTTCCATACTATTTTAGGCTTGTTTAATGTTGAAACAAAGGTATACAAACCAAATTTAGACATTTTGCAAAATGCTAGAAAATAA
- a CDS encoding anaerobic ribonucleoside-triphosphate reductase activating protein yields MGIFKITPFNLTDYAGKIACVVWFCGCNMRCQYCYNTEIVLGEPYISDEDFCKFLDSRKNKLDAVVFSGGECTLTKSFLKLAKEVKKRGFLLKVDTNGTNLKILKEAIQLGLIDYIALDFKSLKEKFKDITNSNLYDEFMKTLKYLISINFDFEVRTTVHNSLLSSDDIHSMYKLLKEEGYNNEYFLQNFLDTGENFGNLKA; encoded by the coding sequence ATGGGTATTTTTAAAATAACACCATTTAATTTAACTGATTATGCTGGCAAGATAGCTTGTGTTGTTTGGTTCTGTGGTTGCAACATGAGGTGTCAGTATTGCTACAATACGGAGATAGTTTTAGGTGAGCCTTATATAAGCGATGAGGATTTTTGCAAATTTTTGGATTCTCGCAAAAATAAACTAGATGCTGTTGTGTTTAGCGGTGGGGAATGCACTCTTACAAAATCTTTTTTGAAACTTGCAAAAGAGGTTAAAAAAAGAGGTTTTTTGCTTAAAGTTGATACAAATGGAACAAATTTAAAAATCCTAAAAGAAGCCATCCAGCTTGGGCTTATAGACTATATAGCTCTTGATTTTAAATCCTTAAAAGAAAAATTTAAAGATATTACAAACTCAAATTTATATGATGAGTTTATGAAAACTTTAAAATACCTAATAAGCATAAATTTTGACTTTGAAGTTAGAACAACCGTGCATAACTCCCTTTTAAGTAGTGATGATATCCATTCTATGTATAAATTGTTAAAAGAAGAGGGTTATAATAACGAATATTTTTTACAAAATTTCTTAGATACTGGCGAAAATTTTGGAAATTTAAAAGCTTGA
- a CDS encoding ribonucleoside-diphosphate reductase subunit alpha encodes MKVIKRNGRTEELDISKIKKYTTEAIEGLDNVSLSELEVDAKIQFRDMISTEEIQQTLIKTAVEKIDIDRPNWTFVAARLFLYDLYHKVTGYNGYNHLREYLEKGEKIGRIIPGLKEKYDLDDLDDYIQPKRDLQFTYLGIKTLYDRYLIKDQKGEPIELPQHMFMVIAMFLAQNELDSQSWAKKFYDLISKFEVMLATPTLSNARTQRHQLSSCYIGSTPDNIEGIFDSYKEMALLSKFGGGIGWDWSKVRAMGGSIDGHKNAAGGIIPFLKVTNDIAVAVDQLGTRKGAIAVYIEPWHMDVGDFIDLRKNSGEERRRAHELFPALWINDLFMKRLKNNERWTLFDPAQVSDLCDLYGEEFEKRYIEYENDESIQKNTVMAKELWKKILTNYFETGMPFLGFKDNANRTNPNNHDGIIRSSNLCTEIFQNTDPNYYKIKITFENGDIELYDEEDEVKIDTGIVKKAKKLSALDSINKRQIFIVEKENIEGKTAVCNLASINLSKINTKEDIQRVVPIAVRMLDNVIDLNFYPHKKVKQTNLHTRAIGLGVMGEAEMLATKGVSWGSYEHLSLIDSVMENISYNAIYASSNLAVEKGIYPSYDGSKWSKGIFPIDSASEKAKALVDRGGLFDDDTCDWDKLRKKVKEDGMRNGYLMAIAPTSSISILVGTTQTIEPVYKRKWFEHNLSGMIPTVVPNLNTDTWQYYTPAYELDQRVIIKAGAIRQKWIDQGQSLNIFISLDKASGGYLSEIYTLAWELGLKSTYYLRSESPDSEKVNNVADRSIECQGCQ; translated from the coding sequence ATGAAAGTAATAAAAAGAAACGGAAGAACAGAAGAGCTTGATATATCAAAGATTAAAAAATATACAACAGAAGCGATTGAAGGTCTTGATAATGTAAGTCTTAGTGAACTTGAGGTTGATGCAAAAATTCAGTTTCGTGATATGATAAGTACCGAAGAAATTCAACAAACTCTTATAAAAACAGCTGTTGAAAAGATAGATATAGATCGTCCAAATTGGACTTTTGTTGCTGCTAGACTTTTTTTGTATGATTTGTATCATAAAGTAACCGGATATAACGGCTATAATCATTTAAGAGAATATTTAGAAAAAGGCGAAAAAATAGGTCGTATTATCCCAGGTCTAAAAGAAAAATATGATCTTGATGATCTTGATGATTATATACAACCAAAAAGAGATTTACAGTTTACATATCTTGGTATAAAAACACTTTACGATAGATATCTTATAAAAGATCAAAAAGGTGAACCTATAGAGTTGCCACAGCATATGTTTATGGTTATAGCCATGTTTTTGGCTCAAAATGAGCTTGACTCTCAGAGCTGGGCAAAGAAATTTTATGATCTTATAAGTAAATTCGAGGTTATGCTTGCTACTCCTACTTTATCTAATGCAAGAACACAAAGACATCAGCTAAGCTCTTGTTACATAGGTAGCACCCCTGATAATATAGAAGGAATTTTTGATAGTTACAAAGAGATGGCATTGTTATCTAAATTTGGTGGTGGTATAGGCTGGGACTGGAGCAAGGTTAGAGCTATGGGCGGCAGCATAGATGGACATAAAAATGCAGCAGGCGGTATCATTCCATTTTTAAAAGTTACAAATGATATAGCGGTAGCTGTTGATCAGCTTGGCACAAGAAAAGGCGCTATAGCTGTTTATATAGAGCCTTGGCATATGGATGTTGGGGATTTTATAGATCTTCGCAAAAACTCAGGAGAAGAACGCCGTAGAGCACACGAGCTTTTTCCAGCTTTGTGGATAAACGATCTTTTTATGAAGCGTCTTAAAAACAACGAAAGATGGACTCTTTTCGATCCGGCGCAAGTTAGCGATCTTTGTGATCTTTATGGCGAAGAGTTTGAAAAACGCTATATAGAGTATGAAAATGATGAAAGCATACAAAAAAATACAGTTATGGCAAAAGAGTTGTGGAAAAAAATTCTTACTAATTATTTTGAGACTGGTATGCCATTTTTGGGATTTAAGGATAATGCAAACAGAACAAACCCAAATAACCACGATGGCATCATAAGAAGTTCAAACCTATGTACCGAAATTTTTCAAAACACAGATCCAAATTATTATAAGATAAAAATCACTTTTGAAAATGGTGATATTGAGCTTTATGATGAAGAGGATGAAGTAAAAATAGATACAGGTATAGTCAAAAAAGCAAAAAAATTATCAGCACTTGATAGTATAAATAAAAGACAAATTTTTATAGTAGAAAAAGAAAATATAGAGGGCAAAACAGCTGTTTGTAATCTAGCAAGTATAAATCTAAGCAAGATAAACACAAAAGAAGATATACAAAGAGTAGTGCCTATAGCTGTAAGAATGCTAGATAATGTAATAGATCTAAATTTCTATCCACATAAAAAGGTAAAACAGACAAATCTTCATACAAGAGCGATAGGGCTTGGTGTTATGGGAGAGGCTGAAATGCTAGCTACAAAAGGTGTAAGTTGGGGTAGTTACGAACATCTTAGCCTTATAGATAGTGTTATGGAAAACATAAGCTATAATGCTATTTATGCTAGTTCAAATTTAGCAGTTGAAAAGGGCATTTATCCTAGCTATGATGGATCAAAATGGAGCAAGGGTATATTTCCTATAGACTCAGCAAGTGAAAAAGCAAAAGCACTTGTTGATAGAGGTGGGTTGTTTGATGATGATACTTGTGACTGGGATAAGCTTAGAAAAAAAGTAAAAGAAGATGGTATGAGAAATGGCTATCTTATGGCTATTGCACCTACTTCAAGTATAAGTATACTAGTGGGAACCACTCAGACAATAGAGCCTGTTTATAAGCGTAAGTGGTTTGAACACAATTTAAGCGGAATGATACCAACTGTTGTACCAAATCTAAACACAGATACTTGGCAATACTACACACCAGCTTATGAACTAGATCAAAGAGTTATTATAAAGGCTGGTGCTATTAGACAAAAATGGATAGATCAAGGTCAAAGCCTAAATATATTTATAAGCTTAGATAAGGCTAGTGGTGGATATCTAAGTGAAATTTATACTCTTGCTTGGGAGCTAGGACTAAAATCAACATATTATCTAAGAAGTGAAAGTCCTGATAGTGAAAAAGTAAATAATGTAGCCGATAGATCTATCGAATGTCAAGGCTGTCAGTAA
- a CDS encoding Eco47II family restriction endonuclease, giving the protein MNEYILEFISENDFERHLEQTIKEYNQVLKSVNLKKFNSNIIDPIKLLFDKNVFNKSYEDIIRLEIQRQRDKSNNNIIGYFHQNIFKYFNCCEVPEEYWDVIYKPNCGDTYYVEIKNKHNTMNSSSSAKTYMKFQNHLLTSDDRGNSICALVEIIAKESQDKEWVIAIDKSKQNPNARLRRISIDKFYEIVTGDKEAFKKLCIQLPITIEKIISEQETLQAQEDTVIEELLEIDKNTLMALYKLAFKTYEGF; this is encoded by the coding sequence ATGAACGAATATATACTTGAATTTATTAGCGAGAATGATTTTGAAAGACATTTAGAACAAACGATAAAAGAATATAATCAGGTTCTTAAGTCTGTTAATTTAAAAAAATTCAATAGCAACATTATCGATCCTATAAAATTATTATTTGATAAAAATGTATTTAATAAGTCTTATGAAGATATTATAAGGCTTGAAATACAAAGACAAAGAGATAAGTCAAATAATAATATTATTGGTTATTTCCATCAGAATATTTTTAAATATTTTAACTGTTGCGAGGTGCCAGAAGAGTATTGGGATGTAATATATAAACCTAACTGTGGTGATACATACTATGTTGAAATAAAGAATAAACATAACACTATGAATAGTTCATCTAGTGCTAAAACTTATATGAAATTTCAAAATCATTTATTAACTAGTGATGATAGGGGCAATAGTATATGTGCATTAGTTGAGATTATAGCAAAAGAAAGTCAAGATAAAGAATGGGTTATTGCTATTGATAAATCAAAACAAAATCCAAATGCAAGATTAAGACGAATTTCAATTGATAAGTTTTATGAGATAGTTACAGGAGATAAAGAGGCATTTAAAAAATTATGCATTCAATTACCTATAACTATTGAAAAAATAATAAGCGAACAAGAAACTCTACAAGCTCAAGAAGATACAGTAATTGAGGAGCTATTAGAGATAGATAAGAATACACTAATGGCTTTATATAAATTAGCGTTTAAAACCTATGAAGGTTTTTAA
- a CDS encoding RluA family pseudouridine synthase produces the protein MPYINKFLTKANSQKAYEIMIDKGFSMREAQRLIDKGRLICDKNVIKEKNAILNGDVYLIDYEPNPKGLKPIFECDDFVVFDKPSGVLSHPNGRNCLYSLNDEIWHLYGKNACVAHRLDFETSGLIVVALNKNSQIELKKLFEQRKVKKTYLALAKGFIKEDFSVNAKIGLANNYDDVKMRMEISDNGKDALTGFRVIKYFDDIDATLLEATPFTGRQHQIRVHLFHVQHSILGDPLYGITKDKIIEILDKKMPKQERLVLTGASRLLLHSNSLSFIFNEKEYNIKSNFNAYDEFYKLAYKYKS, from the coding sequence TTGCCATACATAAATAAATTTCTAACCAAAGCAAATTCACAAAAAGCCTATGAGATAATGATAGACAAAGGCTTTAGTATGAGAGAAGCTCAACGACTTATAGACAAAGGTAGACTTATCTGTGATAAAAATGTCATAAAAGAAAAAAATGCCATCTTAAATGGAGATGTTTATTTGATTGATTATGAGCCAAATCCAAAAGGTCTAAAACCGATATTTGAATGTGATGATTTTGTAGTATTTGATAAACCTAGCGGGGTTTTAAGTCATCCAAATGGAAGAAATTGTCTTTATTCTTTAAATGATGAAATTTGGCATCTGTATGGTAAAAATGCTTGTGTTGCACATAGACTAGATTTTGAAACAAGTGGGCTTATAGTAGTTGCGCTAAACAAAAACTCACAGATAGAGTTAAAAAAGCTATTTGAACAACGAAAGGTAAAAAAGACATATCTTGCATTAGCAAAAGGTTTTATAAAAGAAGATTTTAGTGTAAATGCAAAAATAGGACTTGCCAACAACTACGATGATGTAAAAATGCGAATGGAAATTTCAGATAATGGAAAAGATGCTTTGACTGGATTTAGGGTTATAAAATATTTTGATGATATAGATGCTACCTTGCTAGAAGCTACACCATTCACTGGAAGACAACACCAGATAAGAGTGCATTTGTTTCACGTGCAACATAGTATATTAGGAGATCCACTTTATGGAATTACAAAAGATAAAATAATAGAAATTTTAGATAAAAAAATGCCAAAACAAGAAAGACTAGTACTAACTGGTGCAAGTAGATTGTTGCTACATTCAAACTCATTGTCCTTTATATTTAATGAAAAAGAATACAACATAAAAAGTAATTTTAATGCTTATGATGAGTTTTACAAACTAGCATATAAATATAAATCTTAA
- a CDS encoding diacylglycerol kinase, which translates to MYNFVITIVIFVDTGLTNKILMFMSLIIIFIAGAINSAIERFVDFVTLEYNELAGKAKDVESSIVFKHFSLCYGMVYCVI; encoded by the coding sequence ATGTATAATTTTGTTATTACCATTGTTATTTTTGTGGATACAGGCCTTACAAACAAAATTTTGATGTTTATGAGCCTTATTATTATCTTCATAGCAGGAGCTATAAATAGTGCTATAGAAAGATTTGTAGATTTTGTAACCTTAGAATATAATGAGCTAGCAGGAAAGGCAAAAGATGTTGAAAGTTCTATAGTTTTTAAGCATTTTTCTTTGTGTTACGGTATGGTTTATTGTGTTATTTAA
- the purB gene encoding adenylosuccinate lyase, which translates to MVERYSRKEMADKWSMQAKYDAWLKVELAAVKSWNKLGFISDDDCEKILKNAKFDISRIDEIEKTTKHDVIAFLTSVSESLGGESRFVHFGMTSSDCIDTAVALQIKDSLELIIRDVNELLSALKTRALEHKKTLMVGRSHGIHGEPITFGLVLAIWFDEIKRALELLEHSKKVISVGMISGAMGNFSHAPLELEELVCDELDLSPAPASNQVIQRDRYAQVMNAIAILASSCEKIAVAVRHYQRTEVYEAEEYFSPGQKGSSAMPHKRNPVLSENITGLCRVLRSYAIPAMENVALWHERDISHSSVERFMLPDSFITADFMLHRLTNLIKNLVVYPENMMKNLNLTGGLVFSQRVLLELPKCGVSREDAYKIVQRNAMKVWADLQQNRPAINENGESLFLQNLLNDEDLNKSLTQDDIRSCFEYGYYTKNVDRIFNRVFR; encoded by the coding sequence ATGGTAGAACGATATTCGCGTAAAGAGATGGCTGATAAGTGGAGTATGCAAGCGAAATATGACGCTTGGCTTAAAGTAGAACTTGCAGCTGTAAAGTCTTGGAATAAGTTAGGATTCATTAGTGATGATGACTGCGAAAAGATATTAAAAAACGCTAAATTTGACATATCAAGAATAGATGAAATAGAAAAAACAACAAAGCACGATGTTATAGCATTTTTAACAAGTGTTAGTGAGAGTCTTGGAGGTGAGAGCAGGTTTGTTCATTTTGGAATGACAAGTAGCGACTGTATAGATACAGCTGTTGCTTTGCAGATAAAAGATAGCTTAGAGCTTATCATAAGAGATGTGAATGAATTACTTTCGGCACTTAAAACAAGAGCTTTGGAGCATAAGAAAACTTTAATGGTGGGAAGAAGTCACGGAATACACGGTGAACCTATAACATTTGGTTTGGTTTTGGCGATTTGGTTTGATGAGATAAAAAGAGCCTTAGAGCTTTTAGAACATTCTAAAAAGGTTATTAGTGTTGGTATGATAAGTGGTGCTATGGGAAATTTTTCACATGCTCCGCTTGAACTAGAAGAATTAGTCTGTGATGAGCTTGATTTATCACCAGCTCCGGCTTCAAACCAAGTAATCCAAAGAGATAGATATGCGCAGGTTATGAATGCCATTGCAATCCTTGCTTCAAGCTGTGAAAAGATAGCAGTTGCTGTAAGACACTATCAAAGAACTGAAGTTTATGAGGCTGAAGAGTATTTTAGTCCCGGTCAAAAGGGAAGTTCTGCTATGCCACATAAAAGAAATCCAGTTCTTAGTGAAAATATAACAGGACTTTGTAGAGTTCTTAGATCTTATGCTATCCCAGCTATGGAAAATGTTGCACTTTGGCACGAAAGAGATATAAGTCATAGCTCTGTTGAGAGATTTATGCTACCTGATTCATTTATAACGGCTGATTTTATGCTTCATAGACTTACAAATTTGATTAAGAATTTAGTTGTCTATCCTGAAAATATGATGAAAAATCTAAACTTAACTGGTGGCTTAGTGTTTTCTCAAAGAGTTTTACTTGAACTTCCTAAGTGTGGTGTTAGTCGTGAAGATGCTTATAAGATAGTTCAAAGAAATGCGATGAAGGTGTGGGCTGATTTACAACAAAATAGACCAGCCATAAACGAAAATGGCGAAAGCTTGTTTTTACAAAATTTATTAAATGATGAAGACTTAAACAAATCTCTTACTCAAGATGATATAAGAAGTTGTTTTGAGTATGGATACTATACTAAAAATGTAGATAGAATTTTTAATAGAGTTTTTAGATAG